The window ATTCTCTGattctgtttgtctctttcaCTTGCTCTTTGCCTTTTTGTTATTTACCCTCTGTCTCTACTTTCCTAGCTTtttcccacacacacatatacagggagagaagagaatgtgtgtgtctgtgtgacacTAGGAGGTCACGGAGGTAATGAAATCCACGAGTTGATCAATCAGCACTCAGAGAAAGCTAATCAGAGCTCTGCACTTCCAGCAGACTGGCTGTCTGCTGCTGTTTGTAAATcaatagctgtgtgtgtgtgtgggggtgggtgTGGTTGGGTCGTACCTTTATGTTGTACCTAAACCTCTACTAGTACGGcattaaaaatgtcaattttgCCAGTGTATTCAAGTGCTACACCTTTGTagaacaataaataataacacaGTCCTGTGATGTGTGGGAAGACACAATATTATAACAGCTCGACCGTGCACAACAGGTTCAAACAGAACAATGAAGACAActctttcatttattattatgtgAATATAAGCACTACTGCACTGGTTTGTTTAagcaaaaatcatttaaatgtatatttccaCAGATGGAATGTGGTGTTGTGTTCTTTAGGTATTTAGAACTGCCACTGGACATTGATAGCACCAACACAATACAAAATCCAGTAATGAGATTTTTTGGGTAAGTATTGTTTGctgaacagtgttattttagtataatttggATGCTATGgtagtgtttattaatatttaaaaatagtaaaaaatttaTACAATTTTTAAGTGCTTAATTTTAAAGTTCATTTAACaaattaagttcattttaaagttcattttaacaaataacttttttcttctgtttttgatCAATCTATGGGCCAACAGAAGGTCCCTGACTTATGGAAACAGTCAATTATTGTTCCTGTTGCAAAGAATAGCCACCCTAAGACTTTAAATGATTACAGACCCATAGCCCTTACGTCATTTgtgatgaaatgttttgaaaagctGATCAAAAGAGAACTGTCATCTATGACCAATTGCCTCCTTGACCCACTACAGTTTTTATATAGACTAAACAGAGGGGTCCAGGATGCAACTGTAAAAGTACTTAACCTCATTCTTAATAACCTTGAGGGCAATAGAAATCATGCCAGACTACTTTTTGTGGATTTCTCATCAGGCTTTAACTTCATTCAGCCCCACCTGCTGGTTGAGATGCAACCTTGTGGGCTGCATATTAGATTTCCTCACAAATAGATTCCAGCGAAGTGAGAGTAAATGGCCATCCTTGCATCAACCGGCTCACCATAGGGGTGTGTTCTTGGATTTCTTTCTCTAAGACCAAGGACATGTGTATTAATTTTAGGTGCAGTTTCACTAACACTGAAAAAACTAGTATAAATGGTCAGGAAATAGAGGTTGTTATAGAGTATAAGTACCTAGGATCCATTATTGATGATAAGGTGTGATTTGACTCAAATACCAGTTTGCTTTGCAAGAAAGGCCAGCAGCGCCTGTATTGCCTGAGGAAGCTGGCAAAGTTTAATGTGGATAAGACCCTGTTGACTTTTTTGTGTATATAGGTCTTTTGTTGTGTCAGTTGTTACCTTCTCCTTAATCTGCTGGTATGGGTCCATgactgtaaaacaaacaaacaaaaaaactcccTTTCGAGGTTAATTAAGGTGAGCAGCTACATCACAGGTTCAATGCAGAAAGGTCTTGAGGAACTTTATCATAAGCAGATGTTAAGAAGGGTTGAATCTATCCTGTTAGATTATTCTCATCCCTTACAGGCTGAATTTAAGATGTTGCCATTGGGATTACACTTTAAAAATTCAGAACCAACAGATATAAACACTCTTTTGTGCCTGCAGCCATTCTGCTTCTCAATTCTATAAAGAACCAAAGATAACTTAGTGATTTACTATTTATTGATtgcttattgtttttattattttaatcatgccTGCATGGTAGGCAATCTTTGtattggtattgtgtgtgtgattgtgtgtgatttGTACTACACTATCTGTTGCACAACGAATTGACCCATTGGGGACAAATAAAGAATTTGaacttgaaataatttttttttatcatttttaaattaactaGTTTGATCATTTctggtttcatttaaatgtttttgtattttttgtcactttttgacattttattatttttttaattaaaataatctccCATCCCCCCACCCAGTTTTATactattaataaaaagaaaaactttccTCCTTTTTTTTTCCACTGCTGGGACCACAAAGTGCCCATAGTTACAGAATCACTCTGCAGcagtttttgcatttaatttgtttcaagtttatttatttatttgtatagcgcttttacaatacaaatcgttacaaagcaactttacagaaaattatgtttctacaatatttagtagtagcttataagcggtgactgtcagtttgtccacgtatgacaggatttttagaaaaatttatacaagacgtagtcagccagacgatgaacattattaatattattaataattaataaatattatatgatgcagtcacacttgtttGTTTGCCAATTTAATCTGTGATTCATTCTTTTTGAACTCATGGTCTACATAAAGAATCAGACGTAATGCTGGGTGACACACTTCCATTCTTTTATTTCCAGGTCGTGATCTCAGGAAAGAACAGTCGAGGATATCATTACATCCTGGCTAATCTTgtgagaaaaaacacacacacacatggccagATCTCTTCTTTCTTAACCTCCTGTGAGTGACCTTTCACTTTTTACCATTGACCCTTGCTCCCTGCAGGGATTCTCTAACATGAGCTTGGATAAGGTGTTTTCTAGTGGAGCAAATATTACCGGATTCCAAATCATAAATCCTGATACCCCGATCGTGCAGCAGTTCCTTCAGCGCTGGGAGCGGCTCGATGAGAGAGAGTTCCCCGAGTCTAGAAACACTCCCCtgaaggtctctctctctctttatttctatGCTTATTTATGTGCATTTGTGATGAGTTTATTAGTGACTGTGCTACTTGTGTGattatgtttacagtgtttatttatgTGTAATTTATGATAGCATATTTTAATGAGTTTTATGTAGCATGCAGTAGTTTCATTAATGATTTCTTTTGTTGTCGATGTTGCTTAAATTTTCCCATGAAGCACCTCATTCAGCTGTTGTGCCCATACATGTAAACCATTTATCTGTTTGTTCTCCTGTTTAGTACACCTCTGCACTGACACATGATGCCATCCTGGTGATAGCTGAAGCATTTCGGTATTTGAGACGTCAGCGTGTTGATATTTCTCGCCGAGGGGGTGCAGGCGATTGCCTCGCCAACCCGGCTGTACCATGGAGCCAGGGAATCGACATTGAGAGAGCTCTCAAAATGGTAGGAGAGGGCCATAAAGGGCCTCAGAGATAGGAAAACAGCTACATTCGTGGTTTTTAATGATCAATGAATGTGCAATAATGTTtagatatatatttacatttgatgaattttaaatggtttgtgtttattttttcctttagaCCTTAAATGCCAGAGAAACAAGCGCATACCCATCTTTCGTATTTTGTGTTCACTTCCGTTTTTGCGGTAGCTCTGTATACTGtacttctatggcatcgctgttaAAGAGAGGTGAAGCCGGTGAAGTGGATTTACTTAATATAGAGTTATCAAAAGTTATGATGACCATTGTAATGTTTGAAGTGGGTGCCATATAAAATGTCAGTAGAACGGGAATATTTTAAATGAGCGGTTAATTCATAAATCCATAAGATTTTATATACCTTCATGCTGTGGAAATACAAACCAGAAGACAGAACACAATAAATGCAGTGCTGAAAAGGGGCGGGCTACATAAGGTCTATATGGTTATATGATACTTTATGTTACACGCCCCGTACAGCAGAACGTGTTGGCAGATTAGAAAGTCCCTGTAAACACAGGAAAAAATTAGGAGACCGGAGCAATTGTGTCTGTGTTGCACATAATCTCCAGCAATTGTGAGGGCGCTGGCGCAACACCGCTCCTCTATACAAGTCCtcattttcaaaataagagtcccaaTCTCATTCAGCAATAGACAGTACTTTTTACACGTGACAGTTTCAGCTTCCCTTTTACATTTAACATACAGAATATTTGTAAACTGAAAATCAGTGTATGAAAAAAACTTTTCTTCCCAAAAATcacaataactaaaatgtgtacatacttCAGGGTGTCACACTTACATTTAATAATGTTGTatcatgcttttttgttttgcttgttaTTTTGTGGATGTTACTGTTCCTGTGTGCTTTCCTCCCGCAGGTTCAGGTTCAGGGTATGACGGGAAATATTCAGTTTGACTCATTTGGACGGCGATCAAATTACACCATTGATGTTTATGAAATGAAACCAGGTGGAGCCAGAAAGGTTAGTGGCCCTGGGAGGGCAGTTTctataaattaacaaaatattactGTCACAGTAAAGCCTCAAGTtactttgttgttttttctctgccctttttttttggcttatttttGTTACAATTTGTTTTCATATAGTGCAAGTAAATATTTTCTCTTGAAAGCTCAAGGAAAATAATATTTctcatgatatgacccctttaacatttaCTAAAATGCTCCAGCTGCCCTCATACTTGCTTTCCTCCTCCATCGGTCATGAGATCACGTTTCTACTGAGTCATTCTCTTACTGAGTTGCTGTATTTCTGTTATAGGTCAACTGTGATCGATTGATGCTATTTATGCTGTTACTGTTTCTGTCCCTTGCAGATTGGCTACTGGAATGAATATGAGAAATTTGTTTATATAGTGGAGCAGCAGGTTACCAACGAATCCTCCTCTGTGGAAAACAGAACCATTGTGGTCACTACTATTATGGTACACTATCTAAACTGCTTTTAAATATACCGAACCATGATCCTTCTGCCCTTTCAGGTTTAGTGTCATGGTTGCATTGCATCCTGGGGGGGCagaatgtttttctgttttactttgcttTGCACTCACTCACTACATGTTGAAACAGTCGATCACAGAAGAGTGTTTCAACTTTATCCGTGTGAGTGCCAAAGCATTTTCAGTTCCATTCCGGTGGCCTATTGTAGCAGTGACATCACAATACTGGCTTTGGTAAGAAATAGGTTAGAATGTCCATCTCTCTGCTTCTTTCACTTCATCAAACGTAAGTACTGAATGATTGAGATGCCAAGCTGGATGCAAATTGCAggaaatataaagaaatatagaCTCAAAACATGGCTGATGGTTTTCTCACACACTGTGTGTAATATTAAGCTTTAGAAAAAGATGCAAAGTAAAGTCTCTCATTTTACATCTCCTCAGACttcaaatgtgttttgtttttgaggtCCTGTTTTTAATATCCAGCTGTCAAAAAAGATGTCCCAATGGGTGCAGacagtttgttctttttttagtTCCATAAAATTGACATAGTTGTCGATGCTAAAACGATGAATGTGAGCAGGGATGTAGCTGTCTATTGCATTTATTAACAAATATAACAAGAAATGCAGAACTTCTAAATCTAGAGAATTTCAGACAGGACATGTGCCAGTTTATGCACGTAGAGATTTTTTTCCTACTGGAAATTTTTTCCGTTGAATAACTCGCTGTGTTCAAGCAAACACGCAATAATTGAACCAAATGCTGGAAGTGAATTGGTTGGGGCTGTACAGTGATTACAGCTGGGCTTAAAGATTTATAATTATGTCCTTAATGAAGAGCTCAGAGAACTTGAGGACTGGGATGGATAGAGGAGAGGACTGAGATGAAACTGAAAGAGTATTAATTAAAGGTTGAATATGGTAATTAATCTTTTGAATAATACATAACTTGAAGGTCACAGAAACCAAATCTTAGTTGGAAAAAATCAAATGTACTTCAGAACTGTGCCGTTGAGAAATACTGCTGTTTTATTACCGATAAGTTACATTACATTAGCTAAATGAATGTTTATAAGACCAGctataattacattaatatatgtTACTAAATTTAGTTAGAGAAACAAAGTCATATTTAAATGTACCATATGGTTCGCCTTATGTTACATTTAAAGGTGATGACAATCTCTTTCTGGCTCTGCCTATGATGACCTCATAAGTAGATACAGAAATTGAAAGAAGGTTAATGAGATGATtagtttaataaaacaattaataatctAAACAGActtttaaaacatcttaaaagaTTGTTTCATTCTGCACAGGTTGGACAGAAGTGCTTGTGTAAAGAAACCTCATATATAAATTGACAAGTTTAAATTACTGGAAACCAACTTAAAATATAGATGATTGGGTTCAGTAAATATAAGATTAAAGAAAACTAGAGTTTGATCTGATTATATTAAAGCAGAATTCTGATCTGCATTAAATGCTGAAGTTTCATCAGGTATTAATGTTTGGCCTGATTAAAATAGTTAAAAGCACACAGGTGTGAGAAAACATCTGCTTCCTTCTTTAATCCATCTGCATGCACTGTACACATACAGTACCTGTGTGTGTTAAAAAGGGCTTCCTATACTTCCATACTTGCTTTAGATTGACAAATGACTTCAGTTTACAAATGAGAGGATCTGCAACTTCACATCTCTGTCAGCTCTCTTTTTTCCTCTCCAATTTGAGTAATCAGAAACCACCATTAAATAACACTGTCCTCAatccaaaacaattaaaaatacatgtaGCCTTCCTCACAACTGCTGTTTGTCTGGAAGCTTGGCTGCTGGTCACATTGCTGTTACGAGACTCACAATGCATGTTTATTttccagtgtgtgtttgtgtgaatgtgtaagAATGAAAGAGGTGTGaaagtgtgtactgtatgtgtgagaCATCAGCATGGTTGCAGACTAATCAgtgattttatgtgtgtgtatgtgtgtgtgtgtgtgtgtgtgtgcgcctgtgTGTGTTTTGGGCTATCAGTCTAAAAGCCAGTTGAACCTCATCTGATTTGGTTAACAGGAAGCTCCATACGTAATGTACAAGAGGAATTATATGCAGTTGGAAGGGAATGATCGCTATGAGGGCTACTGTGTAGACTTGGCATCAGAAATCGCAAAGCACGTGGGCATAAGGTACAAACTGTCCATTGTAGCTGATGGGAAATATGGAGCACGCGACCCTGAGACCAAGACCTGGAACGGCATGGTGGGGGAGTTGGTATATGGGGTGAGTGCTAGGAAAATGATCCTGCAATGGCGAATTGTTGGTGGTGGGATAGTGGCTGTGTGAAGCCGGCAACACTTAAGAGACCTCATATAAAATCACAGACCactatgtcaaaataaaagtcacaaattcacttttttttgtgtgtaggttttcaaaatatattatgaaaGATTTTCTAGCTATCttttaacattttacagtttGGTATTTGTCAGAGTTTTTCTCAACATTCATGTGGCACATGATTTATTTTGACACTGTAATGTGATTTTACAATTATTTCCAGTATCTTGGTGTTGCTGACATCACCCAAGTCTTTGGTCAAGGTCAGTGATTTTACAGGAAAAAGCTCCAAATAAGTGCCTCTCTGCATGAGGAACCATGGGTAAAGgcctttaaaaatgcatttatttttgggaAAACAAAAATCAGCTCCACCCATCCGGTGCCTGTTAAAGTTTAATAACTTATTCTTTATTCACTGTAAGAAATTGAGTGCATGTGTGTctatgcttttgttttgtttttgtgtgccaATTCAACATATCATGAATATACAACATGCATATCAATTAATCATCTcaggtgaatttttttttcttttacttaatAGATTGTATTATACACAATACTTGGATGCACAAGTGTATTTTCACCATAACaactaattttataattataattttattatatcattttgatgATCATAAGCTATTTATTGTCCATGTCATGATAATTATTGTCTTATATTAGTCAGAATTTCGTAAATTCATACACAAAATATTACGAAGTTCTATTTAGAATTATTGGAGACAAGTAGTCATTTTGGAAAAGAAGTACATTGTAACATCTGCTACATGCAGTTATACATTACAGTTAAGCGCAAATAATGAACCAAAGGTacttttatttgtagttagtagTCAAACAACTGGATCATTCCtccattttgcatttttattgtcaCTACATTTTGAAAATAGTAGACTATCTAATTACATTTCCATTATCATAccattaaattgttattgttgttgtttttttcgtaTTATGAACTGAGCTTTATTGTGCTCCATGTTTCTAGAGGGCAGATATAGCTGTGGCTCCTCTCACTATAACCCTTGTCCGGGAGGAGGTGATAGATTTCTCCAAGCCCTTCATGAGTCTGGGCATTTCCATCATGATAAAGAAACCACAGAAGTCCAAACCAGGAGTCTTCTCCTTCCTGGATCCGCTGGCCTATGAAATCTGGATGTGTATCGTGTTTGCATATATTGGTGTGAGCGTGGTTCTCTTCCTGGTGAGTCGTTTCAGTCCATATGAATGGCACATGGATGAGAATGAAGAGGCGAAGGATCCACAGACGCCACCTGACCCTCCCAACGACTTCGGCATCTTTAACAGTCTCTGGTTCTCTCTTGGAGCTTTCATGCAGCAAGGATGCGATATCTCACCAAGGTTGGTGTATTATTTAGCCCATCCTTGTCTCTCCATCCTCATCTTTCTCGCTCCCCTCATCTTAGCATTTTATGGTCCTCTTGTCTTTCATGGTGCATATATGTTATTCTACTTGGGGTGTCTCACATTTAAGAAGCTCATCTTCTAATCTtaacaaattctgtcatcactttcATCACTTCATTTATTCACTCATTTTTACACctgttcattcattaattaattctttCAATCATTCCATCAATCAGTCACAATATGGTCACTACAAGTGTTCCTGTCTTTAtctcctctttttctcttttgaaGTACAGCttgttttaaatcaatttttaaGGCATAGTGCTCTTCGAATCTAAAGAAACCTTTGCACTACTTTCACCATAATAATGTCTGACAGTATTCGTAGGCAATTTTGTAATGACAAATCATTTAACAGAttattttgtttgaaataacttgaaaaTGAGGGAAATAATAAGCAATTTGAAATACACCAGCATGTTTGATGTTACATTAAAAGTTTTTTGTTGAAACTTttcttgttaatgttaattattaaacattcaacaatgttttttaataattaaagtataaatcaattattacaattttctttttcatgataTCCAAAActagtttgagaaccactgctgggcaccaactaaaataatttatattcacTATGTGTTGACTGTAAAATGTTCagattttctctctttcactctctttttctctttcttggaGGGCTACCGTGTTCTTGCTGCATGTCTCTAGTTTTACTGTCAGCAGTTGGTGTTTATAAACTGTTTCAGTGGAGGCGTGTTAGCCCTCTTCACTCATTCCATCATTCATCTATTCATTCATTAGGAATTCCTGCCCATTCACTTTATTTCTCTTGAATTCTTGTCTTTCATCTTTGAGGTCATCTTTGTGACCCTGTTCTTCTCATCCTCATCTTTCTGCTATCTCTCATGAGATACACCTGTCCAAAAAGAAGCTTCACTTGTACTttgagtgcttttttttttgtcagtttcttAGAGACATTTTATCGTTAGTAATAGTCTTAATATCTCTGTGCTAATTGTTAACCTTCCACAGGGAATTTTTTTGCTCTCCCATTGTCTTTCTTgctttctctttccctctctcttagGTCTCTGTCTGGCCGTATTGTTGGAGGTGTGTGGTGGTTCTTCACTCTGATCATCATTTCATCCTACACTGCCAATCTGGCTGCTTTCCTGACTGTGGAAAGGATGGTGTCGCCTATAGAGAGTGCAGAAGACCTGGCCAAGCAGACTGAGATCGCCTACGGAACACTCGACTCCGGTTCCACCAAAGAGTTCTTCAGGGTAAGACAGCAATTAAAATGTACTGGCAAATATTACTGCCATTTTTAGCCAAAATGAGGAAATAAGCCTGTGTggtttttgataataataaaacttgtatTCTGTGCCAGTGTTTCTTATACCGTGATTATTTGCAACGGTTGCTTTGTCACATCCAATGCAGACAGAATTTAGCTGTTACGGAGCAGTGCAACAACTGTCGCATCCGGTGTAGACAACATGTTAGTCCTGATCTTGAAGGTCCTCATATTTTGGTTCTCGCCCTTATTGACatctacactactgttcagaagtttgtgtttgttacagttttgtttttatgtctttgaaagaagtctcatacagtgaaataataatattgtatagTTAAAGATaactggtttctattttaatatatgtgtatgtatttctGTGAAGGGAAAGCTTAATTTTTTAGCATCctttaatccagtcttcagtgttacatgatccctTGATAATCTTGTCTAATGCGCTGATTTGATGCTtagaaaggtcaaaagaacagcatttatttgaaatcttagTCTTTAtagaattgtcttttttttctccaaaaaagtctttactgtcattttttatcaattaaattaatccttgctgaataagtatCAGTTTCATACAAAacaatcttattgaccccaaacttttgaactgtagtgtatatttgTTTCTACAGGCAAACTGCATCAAGTACACCAACACTGAATCTAAGAAAATGCACTTATGTTGATGTTCCTGTGGTTTCCagtaaaaataagattttaatcaGCTTGTAAATCACATGTGAATATGgtttgtgccccccccccccccaaaaaaaggaaaTTAGTTAAATGTGCCAGAAATCGTATTTTTCTGCCTTTCTGAACAAAGCCTAATGTGCATTATTCAACTCATTAGCCACTAAAAGCTTAAGTGAATTTGTCAATTAAAGGAGGCATTCAGAATGTGCAGTATTGGAAGGGTTTTTTGATTCTGGATTGAGAAATTCTGATATATGGGATTGAGGAAATGTCTTTGATTTCTTTTCTTAAGCATGATTAATTTAGACAGCTATACTTTACATGTTCATGGGGTGATGTGGTAGACTATTGTTTTCTTAAAGAACTCAAATATGAAATGACTAAGGGATCTAAAGGAACACACATATTAAAAGTAAACTGAGATTACAGTCAATTGTCAGTTTCACAAAAAAGTGGCATGCGACCATCTTTAACTAATCTAAACTAATGTTTTACTGAATATCAGTCATATACCATTTTTCATGTAAGGCAGCCAGAggctgagtgtgtgtttgtgtttttgtgtgtgtgcatgtgtgttttaagATGACAGGGAACAGGGCAGTTTTAAGATGACCCAGATACACCACTGCTGATGAGCTCATCCTGTCATTTCACCTTAATGTCACGATTACtcactcactgtgtgtgtgtgtgtgtgtgtgtgtgtgtgtcacacacacacacagtcactgtcACATCTCTCACACAGTCACTGTCACATCACAGACCCACTAAAGAGTGGTTGGAGACAGAGATGGAGAACACATGAATTGAGGTGCCCTTTAGCTCCTCTCTCTTTCATGAGTTGTTAACAAAATCTGTTAACAAACTGGATCAGAGCAGTGATGAGAGGAGAGCAGCTGACACAGAGTCAGACTGAATTTGATGTGGAGACGGTCTCCACCTTGTGTTCATTGCAACAAACTCTCCTAACAAGTAGTGTTAGTGTATAGCTCAGCAATTAGATGGTAATGCTGGTTTGAGTTTAGGTTTTTAGGTAGAAATACAATGTTGGTATATGGTATTAaaaggtttaaataaataatcaaatgataatgcaacactgaagactaaagtagtGTCtgtttgccattacaggaataaagtTATAAAaggttataataatatttcacaatattactgtttttactgttcttTCTTATTCTAGTGAACTCTCAACAAATGATTTAAATCTGAATTTTTGGAAATCAATATTGTTGGGTCATAACAACTTAAAAGAGACTTTTATGTAGGCCTATAGTTTTTTAGGACTTACATGAAAAAGGTCTTCAGAATTTCCACTTGCTAATACAGGTCTGAAAGAACACAAGtctgagtaaacgatgacagaacttttattttgggggaactattcttttaataaaGATAATGAcgggttaatgaaaataaaaaaaatacaaaaaggctTTCTGGGAAAATTCTGTTTATGGGTTTGAGTATAGGAATATATTGGCAAGTCAATATTTAAAAATTGTGCCCACCATGGTTAATAGCTCTGTTATGTACTTGAGCATCCAACCAGACCCAGATCATCCAATGGTATATAGATGTTTATCATGTTAGAGACCTGAAAAGAGACATAATTTTTGCATTTCTTCTGGTGCCTCTTGTGGCACAGAAATTGCACATTTCGTCCTTTAAATTCTACAGTTTGTGCCTGAAAACCCAagaaaaacacatgcacaaatacactCCTACACTAGCTGTTTGGAGGTCAAGTTAACCTACTTAA of the Carassius gibelio isolate Cgi1373 ecotype wild population from Czech Republic chromosome A5, carGib1.2-hapl.c, whole genome shotgun sequence genome contains:
- the LOC128011519 gene encoding glutamate receptor 3-like isoform X3; protein product: MRRRAHASVLLLSWLVLQTQAGFPNQINIGGLFMRSTVQEHSAFRFAVQLYNTNQNVTEKPFHLNYNVDNLESSNSFSVTHAFCSQFSRGVYAIFGFYDRKSMNTLTSFCGALHTSFITPSFPTDTDVQFVLQMRPGLRGALLSLLAHYKWEKFVYLYDTDRGFSILQAIMESAVMNNWQVTARSVGNIVDPLEYRRIIEEMDRRQEKRFLIDCEVERINSILEQVVISGKNSRGYHYILANLGFSNMSLDKVFSSGANITGFQIINPDTPIVQQFLQRWERLDEREFPESRNTPLKYTSALTHDAILVIAEAFRYLRRQRVDISRRGGAGDCLANPAVPWSQGIDIERALKMVQVQGMTGNIQFDSFGRRSNYTIDVYEMKPGGARKIGYWNEYEKFVYIVEQQVTNESSSVENRTIVVTTIMEAPYVMYKRNYMQLEGNDRYEGYCVDLASEIAKHVGIRYKLSIVADGKYGARDPETKTWNGMVGELVYGRADIAVAPLTITLVREEVIDFSKPFMSLGISIMIKKPQKSKPGVFSFLDPLAYEIWMCIVFAYIGVSVVLFLVSRFSPYEWHMDENEEAKDPQTPPDPPNDFGIFNSLWFSLGAFMQQGCDISPRSLSGRIVGGVWWFFTLIIISSYTANLAAFLTVERMVSPIESAEDLAKQTEIAYGTLDSGSTKEFFRRSKIAVYEKMWSYMKSAEPSVFVKTTPDGVARVRKSKGKFAFLLESTMNEYIEQRKPCDTMKVGGNLDSKGYGVATPKGSALRIRPAR
- the LOC128011519 gene encoding glutamate receptor 3-like isoform X4, whose protein sequence is MRRRAHASVLLLSWLVLQTQAGFPNQINIGGLFMRSTVQEHSAFRFAVQLYNTNQNVTEKPFHLNYNVDNLESSNSFSVTHAFCSQFSRGVYAIFGFYDRKSMNTLTSFCGALHTSFITPSFPTDTDVQFVLQMRPGLRGALLSLLAHYKWEKFVYLYDTDRGFSILQAIMESAVMNNWQVTARSVGNIVDPLEYRRIIEEMDRRQEKRFLIDCEVERINSILEQVVISGKNSRGYHYILANLGFSNMSLDKVFSSGANITGFQIINPDTPIVQQFLQRWERLDEREFPESRNTPLKYTSALTHDAILVIAEAFRYLRRQRVDISRRGGAGDCLANPAVPWSQGIDIERALKMVQVQGMTGNIQFDSFGRRSNYTIDVYEMKPGGARKIGYWNEYEKFVYIVEQQVTNESSSVENRTIVVTTIMEAPYVMYKRNYMQLEGNDRYEGYCVDLASEIAKHVGIRYKLSIVADGKYGARDPETKTWNGMVGELVYGYLGVADITQVFGQGQ
- the LOC128011519 gene encoding glutamate receptor 3-like isoform X1, which translates into the protein MRRRAHASVLLLSWLVLQTQAGFPNQINIGGLFMRSTVQEHSAFRFAVQLYNTNQNVTEKPFHLNYNVDNLESSNSFSVTHAFCSQFSRGVYAIFGFYDRKSMNTLTSFCGALHTSFITPSFPTDTDVQFVLQMRPGLRGALLSLLAHYKWEKFVYLYDTDRGFSILQAIMESAVMNNWQVTARSVGNIVDPLEYRRIIEEMDRRQEKRFLIDCEVERINSILEQVVISGKNSRGYHYILANLGFSNMSLDKVFSSGANITGFQIINPDTPIVQQFLQRWERLDEREFPESRNTPLKYTSALTHDAILVIAEAFRYLRRQRVDISRRGGAGDCLANPAVPWSQGIDIERALKMVQVQGMTGNIQFDSFGRRSNYTIDVYEMKPGGARKIGYWNEYEKFVYIVEQQVTNESSSVENRTIVVTTIMEAPYVMYKRNYMQLEGNDRYEGYCVDLASEIAKHVGIRYKLSIVADGKYGARDPETKTWNGMVGELVYGRADIAVAPLTITLVREEVIDFSKPFMSLGISIMIKKPQKSKPGVFSFLDPLAYEIWMCIVFAYIGVSVVLFLVSRFSPYEWHMDENEEAKDPQTPPDPPNDFGIFNSLWFSLGAFMQQGCDISPRSLSGRIVGGVWWFFTLIIISSYTANLAAFLTVERMVSPIESAEDLAKQTEIAYGTLDSGSTKEFFRRSKIAVYEKMWSYMKSAEPSVFVKTTPDGVARVRKSKGKFAFLLESTMNEYIEQRKPCDTMKVGGNLDSKGYGVATPKGSALRTPVNLAVLKLSEQGILDKLKNKWWYDKGECGTKDSGSKDKTSALSLSNVAGVFYILVGGLGLAMTVALVEFCYKSHQETKRLKLANNAQNFKPAPPSTTQSFTTYREGYNVYGTESVKI
- the LOC128011519 gene encoding glutamate receptor 3-like isoform X2 gives rise to the protein MRRRAHASVLLLSWLVLQTQAGFPNQINIGGLFMRSTVQEHSAFRFAVQLYNTNQNVTEKPFHLNYNVDNLESSNSFSVTHAFCSQFSRGVYAIFGFYDRKSMNTLTSFCGALHTSFITPSFPTDTDVQFVLQMRPGLRGALLSLLAHYKWEKFVYLYDTDRGFSILQAIMESAVMNNWQVTARSVGNIVDPLEYRRIIEEMDRRQEKRFLIDCEVERINSILEQVVISGKNSRGYHYILANLGFSNMSLDKVFSSGANITGFQIINPDTPIVQQFLQRWERLDEREFPESRNTPLKYTSALTHDAILVIAEAFRYLRRQRVDISRRGGAGDCLANPAVPWSQGIDIERALKMVQVQGMTGNIQFDSFGRRSNYTIDVYEMKPGGARKIGYWNEYEKFVYIVEQQVTNESSSVENRTIVVTTIMEAPYVMYKRNYMQLEGNDRYEGYCVDLASEIAKHVGIRYKLSIVADGKYGARDPETKTWNGMVGELVYGRADIAVAPLTITLVREEVIDFSKPFMSLGISIMIKKPQKSKPGVFSFLDPLAYEIWMCIVFAYIGVSVVLFLVSRFSPYEWHMDENEEAKDPQTPPDPPNDFGIFNSLWFSLGAFMQQGCDISPRSLSGRIVGGVWWFFTLIIISSYTANLAAFLTVERMVSPIESAEDLAKQTEIAYGTLDSGSTKEFFRRSKIAVYEKMWSYMKSAEPSVFVKTTPDGVARVRKSKGKFAFLLESTMNEYIEQRKPCDTMKVGGNLDSKGYGVATPKGSALRSAVNLAVLKLNEQGLLDKLKNKWWYDKGECGSGGGDSKDKTSALSLSNVAGVFYILVGGLGLAMTVALVEFCYKSHQETKRLKLANNAQNFKPAPPSTTQSFTTYREGYNVYGTESVKI